From Phyllopteryx taeniolatus isolate TA_2022b chromosome 18, UOR_Ptae_1.2, whole genome shotgun sequence, the proteins below share one genomic window:
- the LOC133468641 gene encoding uncharacterized protein LOC133468641 — MCPAVLLLELGWCFAPLPPSLSPSLSLFPVISTTCHQSACIKACQIQDSNSRVLTFNEPTTPSSPVIPPSSVPSISTSNISGGPPWSIRPSLRRLCPREDFTPAPSWSAEPLTHPEPPLVPHRLGLRYRPTPFRSAPSLFPAVLTSSTMAPSHPPAHATACRTFPVPTTCQYTPGIQLDILFNKHFTTTLSASACFWVQLKP, encoded by the exons atgtgccctgcagttcttttgttggagcttgggtggtgcTTTGCACCCCTCCCGCCCTCTCTCTCGCCCTCCCTCTCTCtattcccagtaatcagcaccacctgtcatcaatcagcctGCATAAAggcctgccagatccaagactccaattccagagtattaacgttcaatgagcccacaactccaagctcacctgtcatcccgcCATCATCCGTACCATCCATTTCAACCAGCAACATTTCCGGTGGCCCACCCTGGTcaattcgtccaagcctgcgCCGTCTATGTCCGAGGGAAgacttcacacctgcccccagctggtctgctgagCCCCTTACCCATCCCGAGCCGCCCTTAGTCCCACATCGCcttggacttcgttaccggcctaCCCCCTTCAGAAG TGCTCCTTCTCTGTTTCCAGCTGTGCTGACCTCCTCCACCATGGccccaagccatccacctgctcacgccaccgcctgccgcacGTTCCCTGTCCCGACTACCTGCCAATACACCCCAGGGATCCAACTTGATATCCTCTTCAATAAACATTTCACCACAACCCTgtcagcctccgcttgcttctgggtccagttaaaacCTTAA